One stretch of Sphingomonas rosea DNA includes these proteins:
- a CDS encoding TatD family hydrolase, which yields MLIDSHCHLNYPGLVEDEGGVLERARARGVGGFLNISTRQREWADVVAGAERHPDVWASIGVHPHEADAHPDLGTQALVDAAQHPKVVAIGECGLDYYYDKSDRDSQKSRFRAQIEAARLTDLPLIIHTRDAEEDTAQILAEEAGKGGVRGVLHCFTGTQWLADRGLEIGFFISLSGIVTFKNAKDLAEVAKTIPEDRLLVETDSPFLAPVPHRGKPCEPAYVADTAAFVAGLRGVSPEALAEQTSANFFRLFSKARPPT from the coding sequence ATGCTGATCGACAGCCACTGCCACCTCAATTACCCCGGTCTGGTCGAGGACGAGGGCGGGGTGCTGGAGCGCGCCCGGGCCCGCGGCGTCGGTGGGTTCCTCAACATCTCGACCCGCCAGCGCGAATGGGCCGATGTGGTCGCGGGGGCGGAGCGTCATCCAGATGTCTGGGCCTCGATCGGCGTCCACCCGCACGAGGCCGACGCGCATCCCGACCTGGGAACGCAGGCGTTGGTGGATGCCGCGCAGCATCCCAAGGTCGTCGCCATCGGCGAGTGCGGGCTCGACTATTATTACGACAAGTCCGACCGCGACAGCCAGAAGTCCCGGTTCCGCGCCCAGATCGAGGCCGCGCGGCTGACCGACCTGCCGCTCATCATCCACACCCGCGACGCCGAGGAGGACACCGCGCAGATTCTCGCGGAGGAAGCGGGGAAGGGCGGGGTGAGGGGGGTGCTCCACTGTTTCACCGGCACGCAATGGCTGGCGGACCGGGGCCTCGAGATCGGCTTCTTCATCTCGCTCAGCGGCATCGTCACCTTCAAGAATGCCAAGGATCTGGCTGAGGTCGCGAAGACGATTCCCGAGGATCGCCTGCTGGTCGAGACCGACAGCCCGTTCCTCGCGCCGGTGCCGCATCGGGGCAAGCCGTGCGAGCCAGCCTATGTCGCCGACACCGCCGCTTTCGTCGCCGGGCTTCGCGGCGTGAGCCCCGAGGCGCTCGCCGAGCAGACCAGCGCCAACTTCTTCCGTTTGTTCTCCAAGGCACGGCCGCCGACGTGA
- a CDS encoding retropepsin-like aspartic protease family protein has product MSDGQAPNALYLLIAIIFVGMSLFGRGMTASKTLKMVLAWVAVFAAFFAIFAFRGEFGALGARLKSEAMGEAAPIASGETYRIPKRDDGHFWVDGKVNGKTVRFLVDSGATTTTLSADAAKAAGLEAGMRGDFVGTANGEVFMPRVTAGLLEVGAIRRADMSVNINPNDGTSVLGMNFLSSLRGWAVEGDNLVLKP; this is encoded by the coding sequence ATGTCCGACGGCCAGGCGCCCAACGCGCTCTACCTCCTGATCGCGATCATCTTCGTCGGCATGAGCCTGTTCGGGCGCGGGATGACCGCCTCGAAGACCCTGAAGATGGTGCTCGCCTGGGTCGCGGTGTTCGCCGCCTTCTTTGCCATCTTCGCCTTCCGGGGCGAATTCGGGGCATTGGGCGCCCGGCTTAAGAGCGAGGCGATGGGGGAGGCGGCCCCGATCGCCAGCGGCGAGACCTATCGCATCCCCAAGCGCGACGACGGCCATTTCTGGGTCGACGGCAAGGTCAACGGCAAGACCGTCCGCTTCCTCGTCGACAGCGGCGCGACCACCACCACGCTCTCGGCCGACGCCGCCAAGGCTGCCGGTCTCGAAGCGGGCATGCGCGGCGATTTCGTCGGCACCGCCAATGGCGAGGTCTTCATGCCGCGCGTCACCGCCGGGCTGCTCGAAGTGGGCGCGATCCGCCGCGCGGACATGAGCGTCAACATCAACCCCAATGACGGCACCAGCGTGCTCGGCATGAACTTCCTCTCGAGCCTGCGCGGCTGGGCGGTCGAGGGCGACAATCTGGTGCTGAAACCCTGA
- a CDS encoding AAA family ATPase, which produces MTLLGQDRAVAAFRAAWDSGQLHHAWLLAGPKGVGKGSFARAAALRVLADAAGPRIDLPGLEVPPDHRIARLIEAGSHPDFRLVQREAHETGANKGELRRGIVIDQIRKLQALFQSAPALSDWRVAIIDCMDDLEPQAQQSLLKLLEEPPAKCLLLLVSHVPGRLLPTIRSRCRRLDFATLDEASLDTILRERQPDLTEAARAKLVALAAGSADRALAFAELDLAPLADEALAILGRGDPDNSRRARLASALALKAARPRYTAFLDIVPPLIAAEARRSDGARRARALAAYDQARETAAIAPRLSLDPAATVFGLGTLLASVAEG; this is translated from the coding sequence GTGACCCTCCTCGGCCAGGACCGCGCGGTCGCGGCCTTCCGCGCGGCCTGGGACAGCGGGCAATTGCACCACGCGTGGCTGCTCGCCGGCCCCAAGGGAGTGGGGAAGGGGAGCTTCGCCCGCGCCGCTGCGCTGCGCGTCCTTGCCGACGCCGCCGGCCCCCGCATCGACCTGCCCGGCCTCGAGGTGCCGCCCGACCACCGCATCGCCCGGCTGATCGAGGCCGGCAGCCATCCCGACTTCCGCCTCGTCCAGCGTGAGGCCCACGAAACGGGCGCCAACAAGGGCGAACTTCGCCGCGGTATCGTCATCGACCAGATCCGCAAATTGCAGGCGCTGTTCCAGAGCGCGCCCGCGCTCAGCGACTGGCGCGTGGCGATCATCGACTGTATGGACGACCTCGAGCCGCAGGCGCAGCAGTCGCTTCTGAAACTGCTCGAAGAACCGCCGGCCAAGTGCCTGTTGTTGCTGGTAAGCCACGTCCCCGGACGGCTCCTCCCGACGATCCGCTCGCGCTGCCGCCGGCTCGACTTCGCGACCCTCGACGAGGCCAGCCTCGACACCATCCTGCGCGAGCGCCAGCCCGACCTCACCGAAGCCGCCCGCGCCAAGCTGGTCGCACTCGCCGCCGGCTCGGCCGACCGCGCGCTCGCCTTTGCCGAGCTCGACCTCGCCCCGCTCGCCGACGAGGCGCTTGCCATCCTCGGGCGCGGCGATCCCGACAACAGCCGCCGCGCGCGGCTCGCTTCCGCGCTTGCCCTCAAGGCCGCACGTCCCCGCTACACCGCCTTTCTCGACATCGTGCCGCCGCTGATCGCCGCCGAGGCGCGCCGCTCTGACGGTGCCCGGCGAGCCCGAGCGCTCGCCGCCTACGACCAGGCCCGCGAGACCGCCGCCATAGCCCCGCGCCTCAGCCTCGACCCCGCCGCCACCGTCTTCGGCCTCGGCACGCTGCTAGCGAGCGTCGCGGAGGGGTGA
- a CDS encoding M10 family metallopeptidase C-terminal domain-containing protein has protein sequence MRINNLQDPSIVTTAIPGTDGIRYIAPTASGVASNGKTVLTLDQAVQNLNRTGAIWDVGPNGQITYSFLDKAPTGLYNSPKEAYLGGTVEGFMPFTAAQRDAAKAALVLWDDLIAPRFVEKNGAGAADILFMNTNTGPGQASAFTPFLNGGSGKYNKIQGDIFVNQDEGSNFDLANGGYGQTTLVHELGHTIGLSHTGDYNASDDTNGDGVPDPITYGNDAEFFQDTYQFSIMSYFSHAYSGAFGYVNWATGGYFQTPQTPMVHDIAAVQAMYGADLTTRTGDTVYGFNSTADRSVYDFSQNKNPFLSIYDAGGNDTLDLSGFTGGRITLDLRPGAFSSGYSYGDKVALDKALGISLTQAQWNALYDGLLTGNPGFLSDNIGIAYNTIIENGRTGAGNDALLGNDVANRLDAGAGNDVLNGGKGNDTLIGGAGSDRFVIADTGGIDKILDFETGKDKLDLRTFDPSAAANDQAMSWIGDKAFSGVAGEVRSYTDHGNHYIAGDVNGDGIADFTVDSGMFTIGVSDILL, from the coding sequence TTGCGTATCAATAACCTGCAGGATCCGTCGATCGTCACCACAGCCATTCCGGGGACCGATGGGATCCGCTACATCGCGCCGACGGCAAGTGGCGTAGCGAGCAACGGCAAGACCGTTCTGACGCTCGACCAGGCGGTCCAGAATCTCAATCGCACCGGCGCCATCTGGGACGTCGGTCCCAACGGCCAGATCACTTATTCCTTCCTCGATAAGGCACCCACCGGCCTCTACAACAGCCCCAAGGAAGCCTATCTCGGCGGCACGGTCGAAGGTTTCATGCCTTTCACCGCCGCGCAGCGTGACGCCGCCAAGGCCGCGCTCGTCCTGTGGGACGATCTCATCGCGCCGCGCTTCGTCGAGAAGAATGGCGCCGGCGCCGCCGATATCCTGTTCATGAACACCAACACGGGGCCGGGCCAGGCCTCGGCGTTCACGCCGTTCCTCAACGGCGGCTCGGGCAAATATAACAAGATCCAGGGCGACATCTTCGTCAACCAGGACGAGGGCAGCAACTTCGACCTCGCCAATGGCGGCTACGGCCAGACCACGCTGGTCCATGAACTCGGCCACACGATCGGGCTCAGCCACACCGGCGACTACAACGCCTCGGACGATACCAACGGGGACGGCGTGCCCGATCCGATCACCTACGGGAACGATGCCGAATTCTTCCAGGACACCTATCAGTTCTCGATCATGTCCTACTTCAGCCACGCTTATTCGGGCGCCTTCGGCTATGTGAACTGGGCCACCGGCGGCTATTTCCAGACCCCGCAGACCCCGATGGTGCACGACATAGCCGCGGTCCAGGCCATGTATGGCGCCGACCTCACCACCCGCACCGGCGACACGGTCTACGGCTTCAACTCGACCGCCGACCGCTCGGTCTACGATTTCTCCCAGAACAAGAACCCGTTCCTGTCGATCTACGATGCAGGCGGCAACGACACGCTCGACCTGTCGGGCTTCACCGGCGGCCGCATCACGCTCGACCTGCGCCCCGGTGCCTTCAGCTCCGGCTACAGCTATGGTGACAAGGTCGCGCTCGACAAGGCGCTCGGCATCAGCCTGACGCAGGCACAATGGAACGCGCTCTACGACGGGCTGCTGACCGGAAATCCAGGCTTCCTGTCGGACAACATCGGCATCGCCTACAACACGATCATCGAGAATGGCCGGACCGGCGCGGGCAACGACGCGCTGCTCGGCAATGACGTCGCCAATCGGCTCGACGCTGGCGCCGGCAACGACGTCCTCAACGGCGGCAAGGGTAACGACACGCTGATCGGCGGTGCTGGCAGCGACCGCTTCGTCATCGCCGACACCGGCGGGATCGACAAGATCCTCGACTTCGAGACCGGCAAGGACAAGCTCGACCTGCGCACCTTCGATCCGAGCGCCGCGGCGAACGACCAGGCAATGAGCTGGATCGGCGACAAGGCCTTTTCCGGCGTCGCGGGCGAGGTCAGGTCATATACCGATCATGGCAACCACTACATCGCCGGGGACGTGAACGGCGACGGCATCGCTGACTTCACCGTCGACAGCGGCATGTTCACCATCGGTGTGAGCGACATCCTGCTCTAG
- the tmk gene encoding dTMP kinase — protein MATGRFITLEGGEGVGKTTQLAALAEALRARGKTVVTTREPGGSEGAEAIRGLLLEGGEERWSAPAEALLFAAARTDHVDKVVRPALALGHWVLCDRFLDSSLAYQGGAGGLGIEEVRAINLFGIADCLPDRTLLLVHSHGAERALHRDGGASDRIGGRPASYHRAVEDAFRSIAASEPDRVRLIDASGSPAEVTDRLLAALEDLA, from the coding sequence TTGGCCACCGGCCGCTTCATCACGCTCGAAGGCGGGGAGGGGGTCGGCAAGACCACCCAGCTCGCCGCGCTCGCCGAGGCGCTGCGCGCCCGCGGCAAGACCGTCGTCACCACTCGTGAGCCGGGCGGGAGCGAGGGCGCCGAGGCAATTCGCGGCCTCCTCCTCGAGGGCGGCGAGGAGCGCTGGAGCGCGCCCGCCGAAGCCCTGCTGTTCGCCGCCGCGCGCACCGACCATGTCGACAAGGTTGTCCGGCCCGCGCTCGCCCTTGGGCACTGGGTGCTGTGCGACCGCTTTCTCGATTCGAGCCTCGCCTACCAGGGCGGGGCAGGGGGCCTCGGCATCGAGGAGGTGCGCGCCATCAACCTGTTCGGGATCGCCGACTGCCTGCCCGACCGCACCCTGCTCCTCGTCCATTCCCATGGCGCCGAGCGTGCGCTCCACCGCGACGGCGGGGCGAGCGACCGGATCGGCGGACGCCCGGCCTCCTATCATCGCGCGGTCGAGGACGCCTTCCGGTCGATTGCCGCGAGCGAGCCCGACCGCGTCCGCCTGATCGACGCCTCGGGCAGCCCGGCGGAAGTCACCGACCGCCTCCTCGCCGCGCTCGAGGATCTGGCGTGA
- a CDS encoding D-alanyl-D-alanine carboxypeptidase family protein yields MNRLRTLVAATALTSTIAAPAAAPPFETPARVAYLLDLSSGAELLNKGADTPMPPASMAKMMTTEVAFELIDSGKLALSKTCTVQPATWQKWHGPAAGSTMFLSPNEQVSLENLLHGIVTLSGNDASVVVAECIGGTEQAFATQMNALAKKLGMTGSRFCNSNGWPDEGCTVVTARDLAKLARASIERHPKLYKQFYGQPSFTWGKTLGSGQDITQANRNPILGKVPGADGLKTGHTEEAGYGFTGSAEQNGRRLIMVMAGLPSFNSRIEESVKLMNWGFNAWQSKPLYAANAAVGSAEVQLGSAATVPLVAQRAIAVTYPAGAVGGEPKLKIAYNGPLKAPIAKGAQVAELIVTTPDGTVQRMPLVAGEAVEEAGFFGRLWLGLKQLVGMA; encoded by the coding sequence ATGAATCGCCTCCGCACCCTCGTCGCCGCCACCGCGCTCACCAGCACCATCGCCGCGCCCGCCGCCGCGCCGCCGTTCGAGACCCCGGCGCGCGTCGCCTATCTCCTCGACCTGTCCTCGGGCGCGGAGCTTCTGAACAAGGGCGCCGACACGCCCATGCCGCCGGCGTCGATGGCGAAGATGATGACCACCGAGGTGGCCTTCGAGCTGATCGATAGCGGGAAGCTCGCGCTGTCCAAGACGTGCACCGTCCAGCCCGCGACCTGGCAGAAGTGGCACGGGCCCGCGGCGGGTTCGACCATGTTCCTCTCGCCCAACGAGCAGGTCAGCCTCGAGAACCTCCTCCACGGCATCGTCACTTTGTCGGGCAATGACGCCTCGGTCGTGGTCGCCGAGTGCATCGGCGGGACCGAGCAGGCCTTCGCGACCCAGATGAACGCGCTCGCCAAGAAGCTCGGCATGACCGGCAGCCGCTTTTGCAACTCGAACGGCTGGCCCGACGAGGGCTGCACGGTGGTCACCGCGCGCGACCTCGCCAAGCTCGCCCGCGCCTCGATCGAGCGTCACCCCAAGCTCTACAAGCAGTTCTACGGGCAGCCCTCCTTCACCTGGGGCAAGACGTTGGGCTCGGGGCAGGACATCACGCAGGCCAACCGCAACCCGATCCTCGGCAAGGTGCCCGGCGCAGACGGCCTCAAGACCGGCCACACCGAGGAAGCGGGCTATGGCTTCACCGGCTCGGCCGAACAGAATGGCCGCCGCCTGATCATGGTCATGGCCGGCCTGCCGAGCTTCAACAGCCGGATCGAGGAATCGGTCAAGCTTATGAACTGGGGCTTCAACGCCTGGCAGTCGAAGCCGCTCTACGCCGCCAATGCGGCGGTCGGCTCGGCCGAGGTCCAGCTCGGCAGCGCCGCCACCGTGCCCCTGGTCGCGCAGCGTGCGATCGCGGTCACCTATCCCGCCGGCGCGGTGGGCGGGGAGCCCAAGCTCAAGATCGCCTACAACGGGCCGCTCAAGGCCCCGATCGCCAAGGGCGCGCAGGTTGCCGAGCTGATCGTCACCACCCCCGACGGCACCGTCCAGCGCATGCCGCTGGTGGCCGGCGAAGCGGTCGAGGAAGCCGGCTTCTTCGGCCGACTGTGGCTCGGCCTCAAGCAGCTCGTGGGGATGGCGTAA
- the metG gene encoding methionine--tRNA ligase — protein sequence MSEPFYITTAIAYPNGRPHIGHAYEAIAADVIARFQRGLGKDVRLVTGTDEHGLKMVQTARGLNRETLEFADEMSGHFRAMCDELAISYDAFVRTTEPRHHEASIALWKAMEANGDLYLDRYEGWYSVRDEAFYGEEELVAGEDGTKLSPQGTPVEWTVEESWFFRLSRYAEPLLKLYADNPDFIRPEGRRNEVIRFVEGGLKDLSVSRTSFDWGVPVPGSPGHVMYVWVDALTTYMTGVGFPGDKAEYDRFWPADIHLIGKDIVRFHAVYWPAFLMSARLPLPKAVFGHGFLLARGEKMSKSLGNVVDPMALARTYGVDSLRYFLMREVSFGQDGSYSDEAIVTRCNAELANSFGNLAQRTFSMIVKNLDGVLPPAGEEVDDAELLAKVAEAEAAVAARFADLDFSAGLEAWMAAVFAANAYVDAMAPWALRKTDPARMAQVLGTLAHATERLGACIAPIVPASIAKLTAYLEEGRAAGRLAQPSPIFPRLELVTTDEPA from the coding sequence ATGTCCGAGCCTTTCTACATCACCACCGCCATCGCCTATCCCAACGGCCGCCCGCACATCGGCCATGCCTATGAGGCGATCGCCGCCGACGTCATCGCCCGCTTCCAGCGCGGGCTCGGCAAGGATGTGCGGCTGGTCACCGGGACCGACGAGCATGGCCTGAAGATGGTCCAGACCGCGCGTGGTCTGAACCGCGAAACGCTCGAGTTCGCCGACGAAATGTCGGGCCATTTCCGTGCGATGTGCGATGAGCTTGCGATCAGCTACGACGCCTTCGTCCGCACTACCGAGCCGCGCCACCATGAGGCGAGCATTGCGCTGTGGAAGGCGATGGAGGCCAATGGCGACCTCTACCTCGACCGCTACGAGGGCTGGTACTCGGTCCGCGACGAGGCCTTCTACGGCGAGGAGGAACTGGTCGCGGGCGAGGACGGCACCAAGCTCTCGCCGCAGGGCACCCCGGTCGAGTGGACGGTCGAGGAGAGCTGGTTCTTCCGCCTTTCGCGCTACGCCGAGCCGCTGCTCAAGCTCTACGCCGACAATCCCGACTTCATCCGTCCCGAAGGCCGCCGCAACGAGGTGATCCGCTTCGTCGAAGGGGGCCTCAAGGACTTGAGCGTTTCCCGCACCAGCTTCGACTGGGGCGTCCCCGTGCCCGGCTCGCCCGGCCACGTCATGTACGTTTGGGTTGACGCCCTCACCACCTACATGACCGGCGTCGGCTTCCCCGGCGACAAGGCGGAATATGACCGCTTCTGGCCGGCGGACATCCACCTCATCGGCAAGGACATCGTCCGCTTCCACGCGGTCTACTGGCCCGCCTTCCTGATGAGTGCGAGACTGCCGCTCCCCAAGGCGGTGTTCGGCCACGGCTTCCTCCTCGCCCGCGGCGAGAAGATGAGCAAGAGCCTCGGCAACGTCGTCGATCCGATGGCGCTCGCCCGCACCTATGGCGTCGACTCGTTGCGCTATTTCCTGATGCGCGAAGTCAGCTTCGGGCAGGACGGCAGCTATTCGGACGAGGCTATCGTCACCCGCTGCAACGCCGAGCTCGCGAACAGCTTCGGCAACCTGGCGCAGCGCACATTCTCGATGATCGTCAAGAACTTGGACGGCGTTCTTCCGCCCGCCGGCGAAGAGGTGGACGATGCCGAGCTCCTCGCCAAGGTCGCCGAGGCCGAAGCCGCGGTCGCCGCGCGTTTCGCCGATCTCGACTTCTCCGCCGGGCTCGAAGCGTGGATGGCCGCGGTGTTCGCCGCCAATGCCTACGTCGATGCCATGGCGCCGTGGGCGCTGCGCAAGACCGACCCAGCTCGCATGGCGCAGGTCCTCGGGACACTGGCGCACGCGACCGAACGGCTCGGCGCCTGCATCGCGCCGATCGTGCCCGCCTCGATCGCGAAACTGACTGCCTATCTGGAGGAGGGAAGGGCCGCGGGCCGCCTCGCGCAACCGAGCCCCATCTTCCCGCGTCTGGAACTCGTGACCACGGACGAGCCCGCCTGA
- a CDS encoding retropepsin-like aspartic protease family protein: protein MLTNDLQLGGLYLLMAGMLVLGALIGRRAPVLRGITSIIAFVFIFGAGFIVFSFRDDLNYVAQRLEAEATGRPVRLGDGTTLRVPLAVDGHFWIQAHVNGVPVDFLVDSGATMTTIGRKTAALAGVPVGDQRNQLVRTGNGLIKMARANADTVTIGDIARKDVKLFVADGDELNVLGMNYLTSLRRWSVEGRWLVLEG from the coding sequence ATGCTGACCAACGACCTTCAACTGGGCGGCCTGTACCTCCTGATGGCGGGCATGCTCGTGCTGGGCGCGCTGATCGGCCGCCGCGCACCGGTGCTGCGCGGGATCACTTCGATCATCGCCTTCGTCTTCATCTTCGGCGCCGGCTTCATCGTCTTCAGCTTCAGAGACGATCTCAACTATGTCGCACAGCGGCTCGAGGCCGAAGCGACCGGGCGTCCGGTCCGGCTCGGCGACGGGACGACGCTCCGGGTGCCGCTTGCGGTCGATGGCCATTTCTGGATCCAGGCGCACGTCAACGGCGTGCCGGTCGACTTCCTCGTCGACAGCGGCGCGACCATGACCACGATCGGCCGCAAGACCGCCGCGCTTGCCGGCGTGCCCGTTGGCGACCAGCGCAACCAGCTCGTGCGCACTGGCAACGGCCTCATCAAGATGGCCCGCGCCAACGCCGACACGGTCACCATCGGCGACATCGCGCGCAAGGACGTGAAGCTGTTCGTCGCCGACGGGGACGAACTGAACGTGCTCGGCATGAACTATCTGACGAGCCTGCGGCGCTGGAGCGTCGAGGGACGCTGGCTGGTGCTGGAAGGCTGA
- a CDS encoding MBL fold metallo-hydrolase, with protein MKLRILGSGTSSGVPRIGNDWGTVDPAEPKNRRLRAAALATLGETRLLIDAGPDLRQQLNAAGVATVDRVVITHDHADHIHGLDDLRQLAHNRGDQVSVHARPEVIERFVPRFRYLFEGNALYPAVARTEAIDGEWMVQGTRIRFVDQPHGRITSLGLRFDEGEKSLVYAVDFHDLTDAMASLYDRTDVWVADCLRRRPHPTHAHLDAVLGWARELRVGQLVLTHLDNSMDHAQLGKELPDWAAPAWDGLEIEV; from the coding sequence GTGAAACTGCGCATCCTCGGGTCAGGCACCAGTTCGGGCGTCCCCAGGATCGGCAACGACTGGGGAACGGTCGATCCCGCCGAGCCGAAGAACCGCCGCCTGCGTGCCGCCGCGCTCGCCACCCTCGGCGAGACGCGGTTGCTGATCGACGCCGGACCCGACCTTCGCCAGCAACTGAACGCCGCCGGTGTCGCCACGGTCGACCGGGTGGTCATCACGCACGACCATGCCGACCACATCCACGGCCTCGACGACCTTCGCCAGCTCGCCCACAATCGCGGCGACCAGGTCTCGGTCCACGCCCGACCAGAGGTCATCGAGCGCTTCGTGCCGCGCTTCCGCTACCTGTTCGAGGGCAACGCGCTCTATCCCGCGGTCGCCCGGACCGAGGCGATCGACGGCGAGTGGATGGTTCAGGGCACGCGGATCCGCTTCGTCGACCAGCCCCACGGCCGCATCACCAGCCTCGGCCTGCGCTTCGACGAAGGCGAGAAAAGCCTCGTTTACGCGGTCGACTTCCACGACCTGACCGACGCCATGGCGTCACTGTACGATCGCACCGATGTCTGGGTCGCCGACTGCCTGCGCCGCCGTCCGCATCCCACGCATGCCCATCTCGACGCGGTCCTCGGCTGGGCGCGCGAGCTGCGGGTCGGACAGCTCGTCCTCACGCATCTCGACAACAGCATGGATCATGCCCAACTTGGGAAGGAGCTTCCGGACTGGGCCGCCCCGGCCTGGGACGGGCTGGAGATCGAGGTCTAG
- the mazG gene encoding nucleoside triphosphate pyrophosphohydrolase — MNVMARLRDPQTGCEWDTVQTFATIAPYTIEEAYEVADAIARGDMADLKDELGDLALQIVFHAQMAAEAGHFTLNQVLDGISDKMERRHPHIFGDDATGGHHRWEEIKAAERAAKADADPSVLAGVALGLPALERAVKLQKRAARTGFDWPDASGARAKILEELAEVDSATDDAHREEEIGDLLFAVTNLARFLKINPEEALRKANAKFEKRFRSIEQAPGFGDMSLDEKEALWTAAKRGATFTRD, encoded by the coding sequence ATGAATGTCATGGCTCGGCTGCGCGATCCGCAAACGGGTTGCGAATGGGACACTGTGCAGACCTTCGCGACGATCGCGCCCTATACGATCGAGGAAGCCTATGAGGTGGCCGACGCGATCGCGCGTGGCGACATGGCCGACCTCAAGGACGAGCTCGGCGACCTCGCGCTCCAGATCGTCTTCCACGCGCAGATGGCGGCCGAGGCCGGCCATTTCACGCTGAACCAGGTCCTCGACGGCATCAGCGACAAGATGGAGCGCCGCCATCCGCACATCTTCGGCGACGACGCTACCGGCGGCCACCACCGCTGGGAAGAGATCAAGGCCGCCGAGCGCGCCGCCAAGGCCGATGCCGACCCGAGCGTCCTCGCCGGCGTCGCCCTCGGCCTGCCCGCGCTCGAACGCGCGGTGAAGCTCCAGAAGCGCGCCGCCCGCACCGGCTTCGACTGGCCCGACGCCAGCGGCGCCCGGGCCAAGATTTTGGAGGAGCTCGCCGAGGTCGACAGCGCGACCGACGACGCCCACCGCGAGGAAGAGATCGGCGACCTCCTGTTCGCGGTCACCAACCTCGCACGCTTTCTCAAGATCAATCCCGAAGAGGCGCTGCGCAAAGCCAATGCCAAGTTCGAGAAGCGTTTCCGCAGCATCGAACAGGCGCCCGGCTTCGGTGACATGAGCCTCGACGAGAAAGAGGCGCTGTGGACTGCGGCAAAGCGGGGCGCCACATTCACGCGTG
- a CDS encoding lytic murein transglycosylase, with protein MAFRWTSSCLCLAAIALTPASARQEIDPLAPLPDKPKPTPAPTPTPVPTPTIVRAEPLVPVQPAAVPTAVTGTGFEGYKARLAAAARAAGVREATVAATVPYLRQNARVIALDRQQPGGPPNSSYIPPFAPYKAEHVTPDLINRGAARFRSYRPQLAWLESRFGVEPQVLMAIFGHETSYGRVTGGFDLLDVLATLAYEGRRRAFFEEEFVAALKLLDGGTPRERLKGSWAGATGYPQFMPSNVLRLATDGDGDGRANIWGSELDGLASIAAYLRDAGWKPGVHWGVPVNVPATLNRTALRTSLNAPRCPQVFKRHSRWMTMREWRALGIQPQGQSLPETELATLLEPDGPGRTAYLLSTNYRAILDYNCSNFYALSVGLLADRIAAGG; from the coding sequence GTGGCGTTTCGGTGGACCAGTTCATGCCTGTGCCTCGCGGCGATCGCCCTGACGCCGGCGAGCGCCCGGCAGGAAATCGACCCGCTCGCGCCCTTGCCCGACAAGCCCAAGCCGACGCCCGCGCCGACCCCGACTCCGGTGCCGACTCCGACAATCGTCCGCGCCGAGCCGCTCGTCCCCGTCCAGCCCGCCGCCGTCCCGACCGCTGTCACCGGCACCGGCTTCGAGGGCTACAAGGCGCGTCTGGCCGCCGCCGCCCGCGCCGCTGGGGTGCGCGAGGCGACGGTCGCCGCGACCGTTCCCTACCTCCGCCAGAACGCCCGGGTGATCGCGCTCGATCGCCAGCAGCCCGGCGGTCCGCCCAACAGCAGCTACATTCCGCCCTTCGCGCCCTACAAGGCCGAGCACGTCACCCCCGACCTCATCAACCGCGGCGCGGCGCGTTTTCGTTCCTACCGTCCGCAGCTCGCCTGGCTCGAAAGCCGCTTCGGGGTCGAGCCGCAGGTGCTGATGGCGATCTTCGGCCACGAGACGAGCTACGGCCGCGTGACCGGCGGGTTCGACCTCCTCGATGTCCTCGCGACTCTGGCCTACGAAGGCCGCCGCCGCGCCTTTTTCGAGGAAGAGTTTGTCGCGGCATTGAAGCTCCTCGACGGCGGCACTCCGCGAGAGCGCCTGAAGGGCAGCTGGGCCGGCGCCACCGGCTATCCGCAGTTCATGCCCTCGAACGTGCTCCGGCTCGCGACCGACGGCGATGGCGACGGCCGCGCCAACATCTGGGGAAGCGAACTCGACGGCCTCGCCTCGATCGCCGCCTATCTTCGCGACGCCGGATGGAAGCCGGGGGTCCACTGGGGCGTGCCGGTCAACGTCCCCGCGACGCTAAACCGCACCGCACTGCGCACCAGCCTCAACGCGCCGCGCTGCCCGCAGGTGTTCAAGCGCCACAGCCGCTGGATGACGATGCGCGAATGGCGTGCCCTTGGTATCCAGCCGCAGGGCCAATCGCTCCCCGAGACCGAGCTCGCGACCCTGCTCGAACCCGACGGACCGGGCCGCACCGCCTATCTCCTCTCGACCAACTATCGAGCGATCCTCGACTATAATTGCTCGAATTTCTACGCGCTGTCGGTCGGTCTTCTCGCGGATCGCATCGCGGCGGGCGGCTGA